The genomic segment GATAATGTTTAATTTCAGCTGTGCGTACGAGTAAATACAGGTTAAGCAATGTGCTTTAAAGGCCCTAAAACTAAATTTCCTCAAAAACCCTCTAAGTATGAGCAACCTGCTTCTGCATCAGCTCCATTGAAGTGTTAGGTCTTTCACATGAAAGATGCTTTCTTTGTGCTTTGGGGAGGTTCGCTCATAGAAGCACTGCACTGATTGTACACATAAAATCTTCACAACCTCTGAAAACAGTCGTATCATAAAATCTGGGTCGTTTCATACTAAGATTGAGACTCAGATGAGTTCACTACAGAAAAACTGTGGTATAACATGCACATTTACCAGTCAGGGATGATTAAACTAAAGACAGCTACACTTTTAGGGGGGCTTAAAGGACAATATCTCAGCAATATCTCTTTAGTGGTGTTAATTTGgcctttcttttaaaaaaaactaaattttttgCAACACTAAATCAGTGGCGCAGCAGAATGCCATCAGTTAAATCAAACCAAACCACATCTACACAGTTCTAATGAAACAAATTAACTAAGTTCATGAGCATTAAATAGCAAGAATGCTGTGAAGAGGAGGTTTAACGAGCAGGTGTTGGCCAATTTTGTTGTAAGATCACTTTGCATGTCCATCAAGGGGAAAAAACCTTTCCTTCCATGACACAGTGAGAAATGAGAATAAAGGTATCATTTGGCACTATCATTTGGTGATTTGAAATCAAACATGGAGAGCGTTCCTCATGAAAAACATAAACATGCTTTGAAGAGTGCTGACAGCATCAGAGAGGAGAAATCCAAACTAAAAAGAGCAGGTGACATTTTATCGAACAATCATTTACTGTACACACATATGTAAAAAACTAAAGTATAACCCATACAAAACGTACAGTTtaatattctgtattttcacTCTCAGTTCACAACATGATCTCTCTTCTGCTTTGTGCTTTGAGTTGAACGTGAGTTGGGGAGGACCACACTGCCGAGCTATCAGAGGGATCAGAGGGGAGGGAAGTCTGTCCACTTTGAGTTCTGCTTCTCTGATCAGTCAAATGTCTGTGGTCAGGGATTAAAGGATCTTCGTTGATATTCTTCAAGATGAAattgtaaaacagcaaaaagactgGCTGATCTACAGTATGCTGTTCTCTGGAGGAGCTTTACACGATGATCAggacacagcaacaaaaaccacCATCAGCCATTCTGACTGTTTTCTCAGACGACACTAAGATCAAACCCAGTGCTgagtttttattattgtgcCGCTGTAGCTGGAAGCAGCCAGACAGAGAGATACAGAGTTTTAGATTTCTTTGATTGTTCGTTCGGAGGGCCGGTAATCCTCCCTTCCTTTAGGGGAGGACAGGTAGAAGGACTGCGTCTTGCGTTTTAAGCGAGCCCTCTTGGTGGCCAGGGACAGGCTGTGCTTGCTGGAGGCGATAATGTCAGAGATGAACTTCTTGCAGTCCACACACACCTCCATGGAGGCCCAGTCCTCCGTCATCTCAGGGGGAAGCTCCAGCTCTTCGTGAGACTTTAGAGAGCCGTGCTTCGAAAACCTACATGGAGGAGAAACAAGGGAACTGGGTTTAAACAGGATCAGAGCCTAGTGTTGTTTTAAGGTACTGACAGTTTACATTACTGTTCTAATTTATGAATTTTATGGATTATTGAAAGGGTCAGTTCACCCAGAACTGCAAAGActgaaaattcaattttttttcatcatgtaGAAGTTAAACTGTGACTGTggtataatatttttttttgtttagaatGTACATAAAAGGAATAGAAAATATACAATGAATGCTCTGTGATTTTAGATGCAGGGGTAATCATATGACTAAACAAATTCATACATAACTAACATTAATACAtgcatacactaccattcaaaagtttggggtcacttagaaatgaccttacttttgaaagaaaagcagttttttcaatgaagataacattaattgaAAGATAAATGATAAacccagtgtagacattgttaatgtggtaaatgactattgtagctggaaacagctgatttttaatggaatatctatgGCAGtgcacatacacatatatatacatgttCTTGTTGGTCATATGATGAGGAGACGGGGGTGTCTTGGTGAAATGCTAATCAGTGTCTATAGTCAGGTACTTGCAAGTGTAGTAGTCTTATTTTTATCCACTAGATGTCAGTGACTGACAGTCCAAAGAAGCAAGCTGGACGTATCATGTGATCgaattcagcaaaaacaatcAGTGAGGcctttgttttgtgctttatgTTTATGTTTCAGTATTGCAGTCTGTGATGAGGAGCATGTGCTGTTTGTGATTCTTAACTTCTGGAGTTTAGTTTTGCAGCATTTGGAGTAGGTTTCCTTTgatatttgtgcttttgtttctaAACTGTTCTGTCGAAATGAGGATGAACACACACCCCTGTCAGAGCAGATAATGCCGTTTGTTGCTCTTACTTGGACATGGTCTTCTGGATGCTGTGGCGCTGCGGGCTACTGGAGGATTTATCTGATTTAGCAGCTGCTgcccctgctgctgcttctgctgctccagAAGCTTTAGCAGCTCCTTTAGATGCTGCTTTAGTTGCTCCTTTCAGAGCGGGAGGTGCAGCGGCTCCTTCCACTGCTGACGGTCCCTCAGCCACAGAGAGTCCTTGTCCCACAGCAGCCATGGCAGTTATTCTCTGCCTGGGGAGAGTGTTGGTCGAGCCAATGGAGTAGATGGGCAAACTGGAATAGGGTTTGGAGGGCAGCCGCATCTGGTAGAGATGGAAGGCATGAATGTTAATACTGAGGAACAATACTGAGGAACATGACGGTATTATGACCACTTCTGTTCGTACATAATAACTCAAGAGCAATTTTGACCATAACAATTTTAATTCTCACATCTGGAAATATGTTAAAGATACTAAGCAGGAGAGatttttaaactaaattattatatttcaaCCTTGCTTCCAAAAAAGGAAGCAATACTCTTTGAATGGGACCACACTGTTTTAATCAGACTAGATGTAAAGCAGCAGCACGGgcagctgattggctgattggcTGATGAATGTTTCTTCCATGACTTACCTTTTTGCAGCACTGTGAACACACAGGTCTACAAACAGAAGATTGGGAGAGGAAACAGAGGAAGACATGAGTGAAATCAGCTACACTTTCCAAAATACAGAGTAATATTCCATGTAAAATAAGACAGATAATCCTCGAGATGTTTTACTTTTTGCAGAACTGGCAGATGTAGGACCAGGTGAAAAAGGAAAACCTTTTGGTTCGACAACAGAAGCAAAGCTGcaataaaaagagaaacaagacaTCAGAATAAAAATGAACTCCTGCAAACACACGTAGGCATCAGAAATCCTCAGGAGAAAGATAGATCTACTGTTTTTGTCACGGTGTAGTCGACTCAGCCTTACTCATTCACAAACAGTGTCAAAAAGCAGCTGCATACTGTACATGATACAAGCAAtgtgtgtaaagaaaaaaatgtgttaccTTTCCCTTCTTCATAGCGGTGTAGACGTCTTTGTACTGCTGGAACTtctccagctctgccttcacCAGCACCTGTCTGATGTGCATCACCTCCTCCACCGTCAGAGACAGACACTCCACAGGGAAGCAGAACTCCTCCTGccataacaaacacacacacacggacacacacacacacacacacacacacacacacacacacacacacacacacacacacacacacacacacacacacacacacacacacacacacacacacagaggtgagTGATGGTGGCAGGTTCAGCACACAGGACTCAGAGTCTCGTTCAGTTCAGACAGGCCTTCCTGTGCACGTCAGAGCAGCCTGAGTGTGTCCAGGCTGCATCATGAAGCTGTCCTCATAGTTCAGTGAAGAAACAAGCAGATCAGAGAGCGTTCATGATGTGGAAACAACAGGAGAGAACACTGGAATCCTGCAGCCGTGCTTCCCAAACTGTGCAGCTGAGTACTGGACTCttggttttgtttatttcacatttctgtagcaATTTACATTCATGTGTATCGCCTCACAATTTTGCTGTTGTCTCATGTGGTACATCATCTTACTTTCTTTCTTATCTAGGGCAAATACTGAGAAACACATGctgctttaaaatattttttttcttttctaaatctCGTACTACAGAGggacaaaactaaataaagtcAAACTGTCGTGGTTAATCATGATGATGTCATCAAACTGTCTGtgaagattctcagtcatccaggtcatgctAATGTTATCAGATTGTTTTATAGACATGTATTTAATAGACAGTAAGGGGTCACTAAAAGATACTGTTGGTTGTTGTGGAATATGTTAAATATACAAAAAGTTaaatattcaaaagtttgggtcacacaggtaatttcatgttttccatgaaaactcccacttttatccatgtgctaacataactgcacaagggttttctaatcatcaatgagcctttcagcaccattagctaacacaatgtagcattagaacacaggagtgatggttgctggaaatgttcctctgtacccctatggagatattccattaaaaatcagctgtttacagctacaatagtcatttaccacattaactatgtctgcactggatttatgattcctttaatgctatcttcattcaaaaaatattttctttcaaaaataaggacatttctaagtgaccccaaacttctgaacagagTGCAGGTTTGTACTGTGTTGCTGTTCTGCTATGAGGCTGATGCCAGATCACTTCTCAGGCTAGTAAGACACAATCCTAAAAAGACTCAACACTAGTTTGGAATTTGTTACATACCATTTGATTTCCACTACCATATCTGACTCCTTGTTTCAGGTGTGGGAGGAGAACATCAGAAGGCAGCTCAACTCACCAGAGGCCCCACCTCCTCAGCTGGAGTGAGTTATAGTTGACACATTCAATAGCAGTAAAAGCACAGTCAAATTATGAATGGCTGTAACCTACGGGCATCCCAAGATCATGAGCCAGGATGAAAAATATCAAAGAGCCTCCTTCAACAGGCCTGCCTGCAGCTCAGTGAAATGGCTGCTGGGTAATGAAAGCAGTTCAGGACCaggtctctgctgctctgtcagaaACAACACAGTCCTGTCTATTCAGGAAAAGGTTAGACAGAGCTACACTGAAGATGCCCAGATGGAGAGACACAACTGCTTCATAGCCGCGGTGCTAAACTCCACTGCTGAGAACTGCGAACGACGCATTGATCAAGTCTGAAGTGGGAATACAGGGCTTTTTTTTGGTCtacaaacatttttgcttcatattttttcCCTGTTATATTAATACATTCATTGTTTAATTGCACTAGGTCTGCGTGAGTTTCACTTATtgttcataaataaaacataaatgaagACATAATCAAGCAGGAGGGGCACTTTAACTACAGTTACAGTACAGCATCAGTCTGGTCCCTACAAATAAATTAATGACTTATAATTGATCTTATTCTCAGCGCCTCAGCCTCTTATTTCCTACAGTCTCTGCTCCTCCTTTCCCTCTCGTCCCGTCTAAGTAGCTGCTGTCTAATCAGCAGCAAGTTCCCACAGCAGTCAACACTCTCAATAAAACTCCAGCTCAGACTCAACTTCTACACACTCTTTGACTGGTTTCCTGCTTTGTTCCTGCATTTCTCTGGACCTTTCACTCACTCCTGCTCTGGTCCACCTGTCTGCCTCTGCATTTCATACACTAATTGTTTGCCAAAATGGTTTACTAAGTGTTCCTGCTTCTACATTTGCTGTCTTTAGTCTCTCGGGTGTTTTATAGCTTTATATTGCAGGTAACTCATGATCCAGAACTAATTCAGCTCATTCTGAGTTGACAAAGCTTGTATTGCATCGTGTCGTTGGCAGGAGTGTGAAAGTTTGACAAGCTAAGCAAAAGTTTGTCTAGAAAACTGTAACTTCTCTGATGCTGAAGACTTTAGGTGAACTTTAGAGCAGTCTggttattttgaaaaaattacagtgaaattACTGGatcaaaaaaaaggaagaaggaaGTACAGGAGACAACAGGCCTTTGAACAGGCGTTCATCATGAGCCGCTGACTGTTGTAGTGTGAGTTAATGCCTTGTGATTCCTGCGGATCTTGTGACTCTTGACGGCTACAGTACACTGCTTTGTGAGCAAACACAAGGATCGGAAACATCAGACAACTTCAAACTGAGTTTTCTGTATtcgaaaacaaataaaaaaggtcATAGTGTTTTGAATCGATGAAACCATTGACCAAGAAATCGAGGCCTGGTGTTGCCCGTCACTACttcctgtcattttctgttttctctgtccCATCAAGCTTaataaaggcagaaaaataatgtacagaGGTCAAAATATAACAGATCAGACAATGGATTCAAATAATAGTTAATGCAATGCAAGGGCTAATTAGCAAATTAAAGCAGGTTAAGCTGGAGTTTAGTCACATCTACCTACATGTATGAGTGTTAAACTGTTATCCACAGCAATGAAATTATGAGAGCCACTAGCTGATTACATATTTGTGCTCAGTCTCTAATGGCAGCAGCCTGTCCTAAAAGGAAGGACCTCTAGTGGAGCATTAAGGCAGGATGGGCAGCTACAGTTATTATTATGCCAGGACTGACTGAGGGTGACTGGCAAACCTTGGCTGACTGTCTCCGTCTCATATAAACGCCTCTGCACAGAGCACAGACTGCCTTCACCAACCCCAACACAAACGCCTCGACAGGGTGGCAGCTCCACAAAGGCTGGAGAGTGGAGGGAGAggggcggaggaggaggaagaagggaaTCCAGGAGTGAAATGAGGCTATCACCCCAACCTGAACGAGAAAAGTGTGTTGGAGAGAGGAAGAACAGAACGAGGGACGAGATCCAGAGAAAGAGCCGTGTAATGCAAACAAAAGGCTGAGACAGATGGTACTGTGTGTTTAGTTTCAATCCCTTCTCGCATCATTTTCTGTACAGATCTCGCTCTTCTTATCTCGCCATGTTCTCTGCGTCTGTATGTTAAGGTACTGGACTACAGTGACCAAATCAGGCTTCCCCAGCCAACACAggccacagaaaaacactgacacaTGCCATTTTCTTAAAAACTAAGGCATTATGAGATTGTTCAGATTACAGTTCAAACTTCTATTACTTTTTGCTAGGACACTTCATGGGGCTGAATGATGCACAAAAATCTCCCTCACCAGAGACTTGGAGTTCTGTTTGCAGGGTGGTAGAAACTGTCGGACGTTGGTCGGTGTTTCTTTCTCGATGGAGTGTCTCCTCTGGGGGGTCTGACGCCTCTCTGGCTGAGGTGTAGAGGAGATGGGGAGGAACATGGGTGGAGCTGGTGTTCAGAGatggaggagaaaagagaataaaaaggcAGATTAACTGATTATTTCAGGGCTCAAAAACTAATGATcataaacagtcagaaaaaaaggaGTCAGGAGAACAGGTTGAGGGATTAAAACTCATCAATCACTGCCAGGTTAGAGGAGGGAAGTGAACTGTGGCAAAGGTGCAGAACTATTTCCTGACTCACTTTTCTTCCCCAGCGCAGACTCTGGGGATGTATCATCCATCACAGACGTCGCCACACTGGAGCTGCTGGCTGATGTGCGCCCAACAATCTCATCCTGAATGTAGGAAATACAGAAGCACATCAGTCACTATTTACTGAGCACATGACAgatagaattcctaaaaaacaATCCAGACACACACTTACATCTGAGTCGGAGCTGTCCAGCTCAGCGAGGCTGGGAGCCTTCAGGAGTCTCTTCCTCTGAGGTACCGACTGAGATCCGGATGGTTCCACTCTGGGAGAAGCCGATCCGTTGATCAGAGACAGAGTGCTGGACGCCCTCCTGCCCATGTACGGACTAAACTCATCTGCACAGAGCCGCATATGAGCCCATCATTCACACataaggaggaaaaaacaattgAGATGAATCCCAAAACACTTCCTCttgcaattccttgcatccttgctgagttttatttattatctcaAACAGAC from the Acanthochromis polyacanthus isolate Apoly-LR-REF ecotype Palm Island chromosome 12, KAUST_Apoly_ChrSc, whole genome shotgun sequence genome contains:
- the spire1b gene encoding protein spire homolog 1 isoform X2, with amino-acid sequence MAEPRCGGDHGGLTDAAAATRRDEQQHHSAMNSPEEAGAEDLSLEEILRLYNQPINEEQAWAVCYQSCRTLAKKHRGRRSSSAAAAAVGASSPAGPRKISGSGDVRIQKDGSVRVEHQDCEDKYSPCTTTEVIESLGIMIYKALDYGLKENEERELSPPLEQLIDLMTNMAEVEKDACPDEGYEAIEEEDEAEDDNISTAHGYRDILKLCTAHLPSLSDAPSHYQAVCRALYTETRELRTFLEKIKSAKENLRKMEEETSEEPGRDLNELQNADWARFWVQVMRDLREGVKLKKVQERQYNPLPIEYQLTPYEMLMDDIRSKRYKLRKVMVNGDIPPRLKKSAHEVILEFIRSRPPLNPVSARKLKPQQQPPPTLHERILEEIKAERKLRPVSPDMVRRGRLDEFSPYMGRRASSTLSLINGSASPRVEPSGSQSVPQRKRLLKAPSLAELDSSDSDDEIVGRTSASSSSVATSVMDDTSPESALGKKTPPMFLPISSTPQPERRQTPQRRHSIEKETPTNVRQFLPPCKQNSKSLVGVIASFHSWIPFFLLLRPSPSTLQPLWSCHPVEAFVLGLVKAVCALCRGVYMRRRQSAKEEFCFPVECLSLTVEEVMHIRQVLVKAELEKFQQYKDVYTAMKKGKLCFCCRTKRFSFFTWSYICQFCKKPVCSQCCKKMRLPSKPYSSLPIYSIGSTNTLPRQRITAMAAVGQGLSVAEGPSAVEGAAAPPALKGATKAASKGAAKASGAAEAAAGAAAAKSDKSSSSPQRHSIQKTMSKFSKHGSLKSHEELELPPEMTEDWASMEVCVDCKKFISDIIASSKHSLSLATKRARLKRKTQSFYLSSPKGREDYRPSERTIKEI
- the spire1b gene encoding protein spire homolog 1 isoform X1 — protein: MAEPRCGGDHGGLTDAAAATRRDEQQHHSAMNSPEEAGAEDLSLEEILRLYNQPINEEQAWAVCYQSCRTLAKKHRGRRSSSAAAAAVGASSPAGPRKISGSGDVRIQKDGSVRVEHQDCEDKYSPCTTTEVIESLGIMIYKALDYGLKENEERELSPPLEQLIDLMTNMAEVEKDACPDEGYEAIEEEDEAEDDNISTAHGYRDILKLCTAHLPSLSDAPSHYQAVCRALYTETRELRTFLEKIKSAKENLRKMEEETSEEPGRDLNELQNADWARFWVQVMRDLREGVKLKKVQERQYNPLPIEYQLTPYEMLMDDIRSKRYKLRKVMVNGDIPPRLKKSAHEVILEFIRSRPPLNPVSARKLKPQQQPPPTLHERILEEIKAERKLRPVSPDMVRRGRLVIRPLSMSFSFDASDEFSPYMGRRASSTLSLINGSASPRVEPSGSQSVPQRKRLLKAPSLAELDSSDSDDEIVGRTSASSSSVATSVMDDTSPESALGKKTPPMFLPISSTPQPERRQTPQRRHSIEKETPTNVRQFLPPCKQNSKSLVGVIASFHSWIPFFLLLRPSPSTLQPLWSCHPVEAFVLGLVKAVCALCRGVYMRRRQSAKEEFCFPVECLSLTVEEVMHIRQVLVKAELEKFQQYKDVYTAMKKGKLCFCCRTKRFSFFTWSYICQFCKKPVCSQCCKKMRLPSKPYSSLPIYSIGSTNTLPRQRITAMAAVGQGLSVAEGPSAVEGAAAPPALKGATKAASKGAAKASGAAEAAAGAAAAKSDKSSSSPQRHSIQKTMSKFSKHGSLKSHEELELPPEMTEDWASMEVCVDCKKFISDIIASSKHSLSLATKRARLKRKTQSFYLSSPKGREDYRPSERTIKEI